A region from the Peromyscus maniculatus bairdii isolate BWxNUB_F1_BW_parent chromosome 5, HU_Pman_BW_mat_3.1, whole genome shotgun sequence genome encodes:
- the C5H9orf153 gene encoding uncharacterized protein C9orf153 homolog: MSLLGHHTRTHGGKAPSHDQCSLQELYTSAENFNNKSKKSNFKKICGTSFEEARQLLGKDLNARPFDSRYAVRKDEALPAMQTQVNKEEEEEKEEEEKPMSMADLLHYSLLTGFLVPMEQLSRSQQRLTQAGIPPPRHSFPYAFRTDEPIATPTPTFRKRIQSTTFHKLLLSSVAPDRLVFEDKSMRFFSTEPGKQFMDLVDLEWRYFKGLARWGRVPMKFSFMDIQFNSEKRFVESQGMPGLIFPPLVRKTLVIYPQIHYHKEGHYSLKWDV; encoded by the exons ATGTCCCTCCTGGGGCATCACACTCGGACTCATGGAGGCAAGGCACCATCGCATGACCAATGCTCG CTGCAAGAATTATACACATCAGCTGAGAATTTTAATAACAAGAGCAAGAAATCAAATTTCAAAAAAATCTGTGGCACCTCATTTGAGGAAGCTCGCCAACTCCTTGGGAAAGACCTGAATGCCAGACCATTTGACAGTCGTTACGCTGTGAGAAAAGATGAGGCCCTCCCTGCCATGCAGACCCAAGttaacaaggaggaggaggaggagaaggaggaggaggagaagcccaTGTCCATGGCAGATCTACTTCACTACAGCCTGTTGACAGGCTTCCTGGTCCCAATGGAGCAGCTATCCAGGTCCCAGCAGAGACTGACCCAGGCCGGCATCCCTCCTCCCAGGCACTCTTTCCCTTACGCTTTCAGGACAGACGAGCCCATAGCCACTCCAACACCCACCTTTAGGAAGAGAATTCAAAGCACCACGTTTCACAAACTTCTCCTGTCTTCTGTTGCTCCAGACCGGCTGGTCTTTGAAGATAAATCGATGCGATTCTTCTCCACAGAGCCAG GAAAGCAGTTCATGGACCTGGTGGACCTGGAGTGGAGGTATTTCAAGGGGCTTGCCAGGTGGGGACGTGTGCCCATGAAGTTTTCATTTATGGACATACAATTCAACAGTGAGAAGAGATTCGTAGAGAGCCAAGGCATGCCTGGGCTTATTTTTCCTCCTCTAGTTCGTAAGACTTTGGTGATTTATCCTCAAATTCACTATCATAAAGAGGGACATTATTCTCTTAAATGGGATGTATAG